TACAAGTAGAGGCCGATACTAAAACAGATCTTAAAGAAGAAATCGACCAGGAGTTAGAAGAATTAGAGGAAGAACTGGAGGACTTACGCAGTGATTGGACTTACGAGGCTGTCACAGCAAACCGGACTCATCTCGTAAAAGAAATCTGTGAATTGATCGCGTTCGATGACGATGAATTTGCTGGAGTAGATTTCGACGATATTTCAGTACAAGAAACAGGGACGAAAAACGACATTATTGAAGCGAATTACCGACGGCAATTGAGTTGAATAAGGACTGTATTCCAAAATAAACACGAGCAGTCAATCAAAATAGAGGAGTGAAAGAATAGGCTTTCACAACCTAATACCTCCAAGAGATATAGAGCCATTTTATTGGCGCCATTTTATTGGACAGACCACTTATCACCGATTGAGAACTAAGAGATTCTTCTACACTTTCTCAAACCCGTGCAGTCTCCGATGTTCACGGATGAAGATTTGATGCGGATGATGGTTCGATTCTTGTGGGAGATAGAGGGAATATCCATTGTAACTCGCAAGCTCATCATATGTTTCGGTGCTTGGTTCAGTACGGACGATCACCTCGAGATCGTCGTTAGTCGAAATCCAACCGGTATCGAAGGGCCAGTGATGGAATTTACAAAGTGCCAGTCTATTTCGGACATCGTCACTTCCATCTTCACTCTTCGGATAGATGTGAGCTGCCTTGACCTCGGGATTACCAGCAGGTGATTTCCGTTGCGCTCCGCAGACGGCGCACGTCTCATCATATGCGTCCAGAACTGCACGTCGAAATGCCGAAGAACGGATCCGGCGTTCTGTCTCCGTGTATTCTGTCGTAGATTCAGTCAGTTCCGGTGGAGCCTGTTCTGTGAGGAGGTTCTCAGTTTCTTTGCTGATCTCTTCCGGTGCTTTTCCCGTCTCGTTCTTAGCATGCTGTCGAAGGGCTTCGGTGAGGCTGCCGTACTTATCCACTAGCCGTCCTTTTCGATTTTCAGTGAGGCGAGTAAAGCTCTGAGGATAGAACGCCTTCCAACCGATATTGCCATGTAGAGCCTCTGAAGGAATATCGACGCGTTCGACATCAGTGAGATAGAAGATGTACGGCCACTCTTCGTCCAGATCCTCCACACGTCGACCTTCATCGTACGATGTCCACAGTTTCTCAGCAAGTGAATTGTTCTCTTGCTTCGACAGAACCGTTGCAGCGTGAGTGTAACTCTTCCTCTTCGTATAGAATAGGACTCGATCGCCAGGTTCCATCTTTTCCCAGTGTGACTGATTACCGCTCACAACTCCCCAGACAGAGACTTTGTCTAAATCGAAATCTGGGATTTCAGTGTATTCAGATGGATCAACACCATCCAAGATCGTCTCCTGAAAATGCCGATACGTACCTGTCTTCTGCTCTCTGCTACAGGGAGCGAGGAAGATATTGGCGATATCAGTCATACTGAACAGTC
Above is a genomic segment from Natronorubrum aibiense containing:
- a CDS encoding HNH endonuclease gives rise to the protein MTDIANIFLAPCSREQKTGTYRHFQETILDGVDPSEYTEIPDFDLDKVSVWGVVSGNQSHWEKMEPGDRVLFYTKRKSYTHAATVLSKQENNSLAEKLWTSYDEGRRVEDLDEEWPYIFYLTDVERVDIPSEALHGNIGWKAFYPQSFTRLTENRKGRLVDKYGSLTEALRQHAKNETGKAPEEISKETENLLTEQAPPELTESTTEYTETERRIRSSAFRRAVLDAYDETCAVCGAQRKSPAGNPEVKAAHIYPKSEDGSDDVRNRLALCKFHHWPFDTGWISTNDDLEVIVRTEPSTETYDELASYNGYSLYLPQESNHHPHQIFIREHRRLHGFEKV